Proteins encoded in a region of the Orcinus orca chromosome X, mOrcOrc1.1, whole genome shotgun sequence genome:
- the LOC101276802 gene encoding spindlin-2 isoform X2, with the protein MRKKKTSQKKQRGRPSSQPRRKIVGCRISHGWKEGNESITQWKGTVLDQVPINPSLYLVKYDGIDCVYGLELHRDERILKLKILPDKVPLSRLRDVHLANTIIGKAVEHMFEGEHGSKDEWRGMVLAQAPIMKAWFYITYEKDPVLYMYQLLDDYKGDLRIMPESGESPPAEREPGGVVDGLIGKHVEYTKEDGSKRIGMVIHQVEAKPSVYFIKFDDDFHIYVYDLVKKS; encoded by the coding sequence ATGAGGAAGAAAAAGACTTCTCAAAAGAAGCAGAGAGGCAGACCTTCCTCCCAGCCCCGCAGGAAAATCGTGGGCTGCAGAATTTCACACGGATGGAAGGAAGGCAATGAGAGCATCACCCAGTGGAAAGGAACCGTTCTGGATCAGGTGCCTATAAATCCTTCTCTTTATCTGGTGAAATATGATGGAATTGACTGTGTCTATGGACTTGAACTTCACAGAGATGAAAGGATTTTAAAGCTTAAAATCCTTCCTGATAAGGTGCCATTATCTCGACTCAGAGATGTGCACCTTGCAAACACCATAATTGGTAAAGCTGTGGAACATATGTTTGAGGGTGAGCATGGTTCTAAGGATGAATGGAGAGGAATGGTCTTGGCCCAAGCACCTATCATGAAAGCCTGGTTTTATATTACCTATGAGAAAGATCCTGTCTTGTACATGTACCAGCTTCTAGATGATTATAAAGGAGACCTCCGTATCATGCCAGAGTCCGGTGAGTCTCCTCCAGCAGAGAGGGAGCCAGGAGGAGTTGTAGATGGCCTGATAGGTAAACATGTGGAATATACCAAAGAAGATGGCTCCAAACGGATCGGCATGGTCATTCACCAAGTGGAAGCCAAACCCTCTGTGTATTTCATCAAGTTTGATGATGATTTCCATATCTATGTCTATGATTTGGTGAAAAAGTCCTAA
- the LOC101276802 gene encoding spindlin-2 isoform X1 yields the protein MYEDPSQKDPSQKDPSLQQTREIVDGHKGSESMRKKKTSQKKQRGRPSSQPRRKIVGCRISHGWKEGNESITQWKGTVLDQVPINPSLYLVKYDGIDCVYGLELHRDERILKLKILPDKVPLSRLRDVHLANTIIGKAVEHMFEGEHGSKDEWRGMVLAQAPIMKAWFYITYEKDPVLYMYQLLDDYKGDLRIMPESGESPPAEREPGGVVDGLIGKHVEYTKEDGSKRIGMVIHQVEAKPSVYFIKFDDDFHIYVYDLVKKS from the exons AT GTATGAAGACCCCTCACAAAAAGACCCCTCACAAAAAGACCCCTCACTGCAGCAAACCAGGGAAATTGTCGATGGCCACAAAGGGTCTGAAAGTATGAGGAAGAAAAAGACTTCTCAAAAGAAGCAGAGAGGCAGACCTTCCTCCCAGCCCCGCAGGAAAATCGTGGGCTGCAGAATTTCACACGGATGGAAGGAAGGCAATGAGAGCATCACCCAGTGGAAAGGAACCGTTCTGGATCAGGTGCCTATAAATCCTTCTCTTTATCTGGTGAAATATGATGGAATTGACTGTGTCTATGGACTTGAACTTCACAGAGATGAAAGGATTTTAAAGCTTAAAATCCTTCCTGATAAGGTGCCATTATCTCGACTCAGAGATGTGCACCTTGCAAACACCATAATTGGTAAAGCTGTGGAACATATGTTTGAGGGTGAGCATGGTTCTAAGGATGAATGGAGAGGAATGGTCTTGGCCCAAGCACCTATCATGAAAGCCTGGTTTTATATTACCTATGAGAAAGATCCTGTCTTGTACATGTACCAGCTTCTAGATGATTATAAAGGAGACCTCCGTATCATGCCAGAGTCCGGTGAGTCTCCTCCAGCAGAGAGGGAGCCAGGAGGAGTTGTAGATGGCCTGATAGGTAAACATGTGGAATATACCAAAGAAGATGGCTCCAAACGGATCGGCATGGTCATTCACCAAGTGGAAGCCAAACCCTCTGTGTATTTCATCAAGTTTGATGATGATTTCCATATCTATGTCTATGATTTGGTGAAAAAGTCCTAA